Proteins co-encoded in one Ensifer sp. PDNC004 genomic window:
- a CDS encoding glycosyltransferase, protein MVQPLLALAPTLLVIAFFLLGPSNWSRHQSWARTITCAVVGAVALRYMVWRLFETVLPYPTDGANVWWVWIVFVIELLAFTEVVLFLILMSRYVDRSLEADRLGKTFFAREAQDLPTVDVFIPTYNEPLDVLERTIVGALALDYPKDRFKVYVLDDGRRDWLRTFCAERGAVHLTRADNAHAKAGNMNNGLRASSGDFIAIFDADFVPYRHFLKRTLPFFSDEGIGIVQTPQHFFNVDPVQSNLGLENIWPDEQRLFFDEIAPSRDVWDVSFCCGSCSIARRRAVDAIGGFPTESITEDLLTTLSMLNKGYKTRYLNERLSMGLAAENLTGYFVQRERWCQGGIQTLYLHNGPLRGPGLSLFQRIMFLPMSWLVQYVVRLIVLIVPIAYLWFGALPLHFTGVADYVSNQLPVLAAYFLLMFWITPTRYLPVVSSAVGTFATFRMLPTVLSSLVRPFGKPFKVTPKGTGNEANSFDAYTFAWIAAFIAVTALGLLINLVPETAQVQGSFSAIGAVWSGINIVVLVIASLICFEKPRRLFQAFKLDEPANVDGTQGRVVSLSLDKAVVAVPPEVRFKSAQVTLRLDGFEPLQADLRQVTQRRGDISRTGDKRRFYLHLYYNLEGKERDQMIVKLYTGRYSQDIPDIDKVAVSVNLLLRAFGRTRTVS, encoded by the coding sequence TTGGTTCAACCTCTTCTAGCTCTCGCGCCCACATTGCTGGTGATCGCCTTCTTCCTGCTTGGGCCATCGAACTGGTCGCGGCATCAAAGCTGGGCGCGCACCATCACTTGCGCGGTCGTTGGGGCGGTCGCATTGCGCTACATGGTCTGGCGCCTCTTCGAAACCGTCCTTCCCTATCCAACCGATGGCGCAAACGTCTGGTGGGTTTGGATCGTCTTCGTCATCGAGCTCCTTGCCTTCACAGAAGTCGTTCTGTTCCTCATTCTGATGAGCCGATACGTCGACCGTAGCCTCGAGGCGGACCGCTTGGGGAAGACGTTCTTTGCGCGCGAGGCGCAGGATCTGCCCACGGTCGACGTCTTCATTCCGACCTACAACGAGCCGCTCGATGTGCTTGAGCGTACGATCGTCGGAGCGTTGGCGCTCGACTATCCGAAGGACAGGTTTAAGGTCTATGTCCTCGACGACGGCCGGCGTGATTGGCTGAGGACCTTCTGCGCAGAGCGGGGCGCGGTCCACCTGACACGAGCGGACAATGCGCACGCGAAAGCCGGGAACATGAACAATGGGCTGCGCGCGAGTTCGGGCGATTTCATCGCCATCTTCGACGCAGACTTTGTTCCCTATCGCCATTTTCTCAAGCGGACCTTGCCGTTCTTTTCGGACGAGGGGATCGGGATCGTCCAGACCCCGCAGCACTTCTTCAACGTCGATCCGGTGCAATCGAACCTGGGCCTGGAGAACATCTGGCCGGACGAACAGCGCCTATTCTTCGACGAGATCGCGCCAAGCCGCGACGTCTGGGACGTCAGCTTCTGCTGCGGTTCGTGCTCGATCGCCCGCCGCAGGGCCGTCGATGCGATTGGCGGCTTCCCGACGGAGTCAATCACCGAAGACCTGTTGACGACGCTGTCGATGCTGAACAAGGGCTACAAGACCCGCTACCTGAACGAACGGCTGTCGATGGGATTGGCGGCCGAGAACCTGACAGGCTATTTCGTCCAGCGGGAACGTTGGTGCCAGGGCGGCATCCAGACGCTCTATCTCCACAACGGCCCCTTGCGTGGACCGGGCCTGTCGCTGTTTCAGCGGATCATGTTTCTCCCCATGTCCTGGCTGGTCCAGTACGTCGTGCGCCTGATCGTCCTGATCGTGCCGATCGCCTATCTCTGGTTCGGCGCCTTGCCGCTGCACTTCACCGGCGTTGCCGACTATGTTTCAAACCAGCTGCCGGTGCTCGCGGCCTATTTCCTGCTGATGTTCTGGATCACGCCGACGCGTTATCTGCCCGTGGTCTCCAGTGCAGTCGGAACCTTTGCGACCTTCCGCATGCTGCCGACCGTTCTCTCCAGTCTCGTGCGCCCCTTCGGTAAGCCGTTCAAGGTAACCCCGAAAGGGACCGGCAACGAGGCAAACAGCTTCGACGCCTACACGTTTGCCTGGATTGCCGCTTTCATTGCCGTCACGGCGCTGGGACTTCTGATCAACCTTGTGCCGGAAACGGCACAGGTTCAAGGCTCGTTCTCGGCGATCGGAGCTGTCTGGTCGGGCATCAACATCGTCGTGCTCGTCATCGCGTCGCTGATCTGTTTCGAAAAACCGCGTCGCCTTTTCCAGGCTTTCAAGCTCGACGAGCCCGCCAATGTCGATGGGACACAGGGGCGCGTGGTCAGCCTCTCGCTCGACAAGGCGGTGGTCGCGGTTCCGCCGGAGGTGCGCTTCAAGTCTGCGCAAGTGACCCTCAGGCTCGACGGTTTCGAGCCGCTGCAGGCCGATCTCAGGCAAGTGACGCAGCGGCGCGGCGACATATCGCGTACCGGCGACAAGCGGCGCTTCTACCTTCACCTTTACTACAACCTCGAGGGCAAGGAACGCGACCAAATGATCGTCAAGCTCTATACGGGGCGATACTCGCAGGACATCCCTGATATCGACAAGGTCGCGGTTTCCGTGAACCTCTTGCTGCGCGCCTTCGGTCGCACGCGTACTGTCTCCTAG
- a CDS encoding HlyD family secretion protein: MLLNHRITRITVGVLLLTLAIVVLLPGLTGFTSLDGTVNARFAVINAPIDGEIGQAPPRIGTPVAENGTLLTIRNERVNRAILASLQAEGKTAADRVTALERERDELVALRNQLAHRLEKFKNATIASLERELRILQKRVEVSRAQDVVARVDLDRRQELESKGIFTRKMVEAAAAAGAATGGEVEISNLSLDLLEQRLMALREGIFIVGDGQNDVPYSRQRQDEVIVRINDINTRIVENSTRAEQIERQLEEEEKRVRSLELAQIASPFSGVVWTRNVVNGSNVILNNELLRILDCRELFVDILVPEVDYDEIYPGREAEVRLLGRSEVFKGKVQAVKGSSAVVEKDNLAAKEPETEERDARIRVQLLPSALNTDFGNFCQVGRSAQVRISRHNLQLTQWIKGLWFNLF; the protein is encoded by the coding sequence ATGCTCCTGAACCATCGCATCACACGCATCACAGTCGGCGTCCTGCTGCTCACGCTTGCAATCGTCGTGCTCCTGCCTGGACTGACGGGCTTTACCAGCCTCGACGGCACCGTGAATGCCCGCTTTGCCGTCATCAACGCGCCGATTGACGGGGAAATCGGACAAGCGCCGCCACGCATCGGCACGCCGGTCGCCGAAAACGGGACGCTTCTGACCATACGCAACGAACGGGTCAATCGGGCGATCCTTGCTTCCTTGCAGGCGGAAGGAAAAACGGCCGCCGACCGCGTCACGGCGCTGGAGCGTGAACGCGATGAACTCGTCGCCTTGCGCAACCAACTCGCCCATCGGCTGGAGAAATTCAAGAACGCCACCATTGCCAGTCTGGAGCGCGAACTTCGCATCCTGCAGAAGCGGGTGGAGGTGTCGCGTGCCCAGGACGTCGTTGCAAGGGTAGACCTAGATAGACGGCAGGAACTGGAGTCCAAGGGAATATTCACGCGCAAGATGGTCGAGGCGGCAGCCGCCGCCGGCGCGGCCACGGGCGGTGAAGTCGAGATCAGCAATTTGTCGCTCGATCTTCTCGAACAACGGCTGATGGCCCTGCGTGAGGGGATATTCATCGTCGGCGATGGCCAAAACGACGTGCCCTATTCGCGCCAGCGTCAGGACGAGGTGATCGTTCGCATAAACGACATCAACACCCGCATCGTCGAAAACAGCACGCGCGCCGAGCAGATTGAGCGGCAGCTGGAGGAGGAGGAGAAGCGCGTTCGCAGTCTCGAACTGGCCCAAATCGCGTCGCCCTTCAGCGGCGTGGTGTGGACCCGCAACGTCGTCAACGGCTCCAATGTCATCCTGAACAACGAGCTGTTGCGTATCCTCGACTGCCGCGAACTTTTCGTCGACATTCTCGTTCCCGAAGTCGATTACGACGAGATCTACCCGGGCCGTGAGGCGGAAGTCCGGCTTCTCGGGCGAAGCGAAGTCTTCAAGGGGAAAGTGCAGGCCGTCAAAGGCTCATCCGCTGTCGTTGAGAAAGACAATCTCGCGGCCAAAGAGCCGGAAACCGAGGAGCGCGATGCCAGGATACGCGTTCAACTCCTCCCTTCCGCCCTCAACACCGATTTCGGCAATTTTTGCCAGGTGGGGCGGTCCGCCCAGGTCCGCATCTCCCGGCACAATCTGCAACTGACACAGTGGATCAAAGGGCTTTGGTTCAACCTCTTCTAG
- a CDS encoding DMT family transporter, with protein MSSDRFAQHPSQPIADLQIAIAAFVAGAGWLFSIHALAELPPLLFLGSRFVIAGMLIGLLARFATFAELGRAVRLLLPGALAFAVAMMAWIFGLKQTTNPGVAAFISSTGNLLVPVFGLLFFGWPVGRALWISIAVALAGMGLLFLGPGARVEAAHLYFVVSALLWATSIALVKRNSAEVGAVAVAAIQLVVAGMLILAMICQVALPSRSVA; from the coding sequence ATGTCTTCTGATCGTTTCGCCCAGCACCCTTCTCAGCCGATTGCCGACCTGCAGATCGCAATCGCGGCCTTCGTGGCGGGGGCCGGATGGCTGTTTTCGATCCATGCGCTAGCCGAGTTGCCGCCGCTGCTCTTTCTCGGCAGCCGCTTCGTCATCGCCGGCATGCTGATCGGTCTCCTGGCGCGGTTCGCGACCTTTGCCGAACTGGGCAGGGCGGTGCGCCTGCTGCTTCCAGGCGCGCTCGCCTTTGCCGTCGCCATGATGGCCTGGATTTTCGGTCTGAAACAGACGACGAACCCTGGCGTTGCAGCCTTCATCTCCTCGACCGGCAACCTGCTGGTACCGGTTTTCGGCTTGCTGTTCTTCGGCTGGCCTGTGGGGCGAGCGCTCTGGATCTCGATCGCCGTCGCGCTTGCCGGGATGGGCTTGCTGTTTCTTGGCCCCGGCGCCCGCGTCGAGGCGGCTCACCTCTATTTTGTCGTCTCGGCCTTGCTTTGGGCGACGAGCATCGCGCTGGTCAAGCGCAATTCCGCCGAGGTCGGCGCGGTGGCCGTAGCCGCGATCCAGCTGGTGGTCGCAGGGATGCTCATCCTCGCCATGATCTGTCAGGTTGCTTTGCCGTCAAGATCGGTCGCCTGA